Within Dreissena polymorpha isolate Duluth1 chromosome 13, UMN_Dpol_1.0, whole genome shotgun sequence, the genomic segment ACATATCAATATGCAAGTTGTACAATAAATGGATAAATAGGTATTCTAAAATTACTTGTCGCGTGTTTtcgtgttgttgatttttaacaacaacaaaaaataaatagatttactACCAAAACTATACTATTTGGGATGCATGTAAATCAATTTTAATATCACCGCAAACATTTTTTGCTTCAATCGGAATGAAAGTCTAAACCTTGTGGAGCATTACAAATGCGTCATTATAATTTCGTTTTCACTTTATGATATCTATGAATGGAACGTCTGTAAGACAGGATTGTGATATCgattatttgaataaataatgttttcaatctttgacaaaattgagaaattCCGATGGGAATATTGAAGAGTGCTGTATATGGAGCGATGTTATATTACGATGTAACCTTTTCTCGGTCATAAGATATcctgaaaatggctatatgcaaccagcataaaaccagaacagcctgccaatAAATGATGCTGCTCATCATTACCATAGGGTTTGAAAAgaagcttttaaacttaaatctagttagaaaggtctttaattaaatttgatctTTAAAGAAACCACAAACGCGTCGTAGTgggtatctgagtggtaaatggTTGAACTACAGGATTCAAGAGATATAACCTACATTTCAAGTTCTTTACCTTATGTAAGAGTTATGTCCCTTTATAGAACATACTcgaatatttaacatttaaaatcggTTAATATACAGTGGAACATCATTGAGTCTGACAACTATGGCTTCCAAGTTCTTCCATGAATACTATTGCCAACGGCCCTTATGGGTGTGATCTGGTTTCGATTTGTTATTTACTGTAGGTCTGATCTCAAACCGAGATACGTTTAATTTATGTTGCAACTGTTTTGCACGTAGGATCTCGCGTTGACGCAATCAACATAAACTATATGATATAATAGTGCAATTTGAGATACCTCACACCTCGGAAGGCGCATGTTCATGTACAACTTAAACATTTCACTGTAGGAATCAGTCTGGATATTTGATTCGTGGAAAGTTTTTCAACGATTTCTCATAGCAGAGCAATTTACTATTTAATAATAAGTATTAGTTATGTCTCCCAATGATCTAAAATCGTGCGATACCACAAAATTTACAATCTCTGTCATATTCGTTTCAAAGACACGTTAAATAACTGGGACAAACTGTTCAAACACACCTTGTTTCGATATAGACTTTTGTCATCtaacaaataaatgaacaaaCTGAAAAAGGTGAATTTGTTCAATCAGACttcattttttaatcaattgtTTGCATGAAGACATAAAAGTAGATGTGTGCAATATGTATGTAATATAGTTCAACGGAGAATTgacatgtacatatttttatgaaatgtGTATTGCAGATTACTGCAATGCAAACTGCACGGCAAAGAGGTTGGTTATGTTTTTGAGCTTAACGGTAGTTAAAACCACTTTTTTAAATTCAGGTTAATAACACTTGATAGGATTTCTCGTTTACACGCCTAACAAATTTAcacattaaatgaattaaaacgtttttttactAAACATTTTAGAAAGAAGTGAGGTTTGGAAATTTAGTGGCAAATTAACAATGTACAGGCTACtacaatttatatacatgtagttcataGTGTTAGCACTCTCATTTTGTAAGCAATTTTGCTTTGCAACATTGTTTAAAACATTCAGTTACTATTTGTACTGCCTGAGCATCTTACGGTCACTATGGGGCACTAACATATTTATGAGTTTCGTTTAACCcataaagcgctggagctgaattttaaaggcctttgcaaacagtttggatccagatgagacgccacagaacgtggcgtctcatcaggatccaaactgtttgctattctgatagtattctttgaaaaaaatcgaagaaaatgctaattttagaaattctgcagacgacattttagcagacgacaaatttcccagcatgcaaagggttaatcaagTTTCATCCTTGGCAATGAAGAGCGTGTACACTTAACTACTCGTTAAAATAACTTTCCTATTGCATTAATGCAACCTGAAAAACAGGTGAACGATGTAAGCACTGATGTGTATAGTCATATCACAGGTTTGAACtattaatgttgtttaaatgaaaatatgaaaacaaaccgAAAATGCATGTCACATACTGTACTACTTATAATTGGTTTCTTTGTTAGGCACTTCAGTCTATATTAAGTTTTAAATGAGTACGTATGCCACTGTCCAAAATGTACGTACCTCAGATTCGCATGGCCGGTAAAAGAAACAAATGTCAAAACTTCATGGTGTTTTGAATATTACATGTCCATACAGCGAAACTACAGCTGCAACAACAGGAGAGAACCCTAACTTAAGTATTTAAGCATTTATTTACGTACAAATCGTCATACAGAATTTAAATTCTCACTTCGCATCAGTGTATTACTCAGAACAGCTAGCTTAACTATCATTTGATACTTGTTCATATCATAACAAAGGTTCAACATTATGGTCAGATCAATTTGGCTTGCATATTAAGTAGTGTTTAATATCGAATTCAGAAGCTAGTTtttttcgctttaaaatcactgaTCGagtcatttaacccatttaagtaAACATAAACGCACATTTCCTCCATATCCATGATTATTATCAACATacattatgaaaatacattttttaaatcagtTAGTTGGAGGAACAACCAGCATGAATTTAGTGTTTGTTTGATATCGTCATATATTTTCGTGATATGTTCGCGATCGTTATGTTTTACCAGATTTGGTTTCAACTATTCTTTTATTATGACAGATATTGATTCAGTCATTTCAGTGACAATATCTTTTTATCAATTGAAaactaattttaatttgaaacttGCAATCTGACAAACAAAATAGATGCTATCcattgtaatatatttacaagcaaataaaaTGAATTAGTGAGTGAGGGAAGGAGTGGGTCGTCGAGTGAGTGAGTGTTTAAGTGAGAGGTTAATGAGTGAGTTAGTGAGACTTATACAATACTTTATGAATCTAAATTAAAGtatatgtataatgtaagtgCAAAAGCTTGTAATACATGTACCTACAGAACAAGACACTAAAACGTTTACATTTCCGGCATTAAATTGTTATAGAAAGTATTAAATCATGATGGCAAAGATTTACAAGGTTTACAGGGACAACGATTAATGGCTTGAACTTAACTCCAAATCAAATGgtccatatttattttatataacaattgGGTCTGACACTTTTTACCTTCCAGAGGATTTTAACTTGAGGTGTGGAATGTTATCTTTAATACTTTGCTCCAACGTTGTCCGCATTGGTTTCATTGTGAGCTGCGTCAGTATACTATCACTTATCCAAGCTGATCTGTCCGCTTAGATTTCTTTTCATTCAGAAAAtgcaattaattattaataattacagtAAGCCCATCGGCAATAATCCTTAACTTTTTATACCTGAGACGATTGATGAAGTTAACAccaacatgttttaaaaacaacttTGTGCTTCTGCTTATGTTAGGATGATGCGTTAATTAAGTGAGGTTTAATATATTGACACGTAACGATAAGCATTGTATTTATGCACCATGCTACAGTGTATTATGTGATTGGTTTAGATAGGTGTCGATAAATCAGCCGTGGAATACCCAAGTGCACGAATCAAACCCGGTCTCTCTCGAGCGCCAACAGGCTTTACGACAGGAACCTGTTTGATTTTGCTGAATACAAATCATATAGATATTCTCTCTGCATGCGTCGTGCTTTGACAACAAGAGTGGCTTTTTATTTTCAActaaatgttttcaatttttgGTTGAGCAATTCTGTTTCTAATATTCATGCAATCTTAACAATTAAGCTCGATTCATTAATAATAACTGTACAAACAAGATTGAGGACATCATATACCATGGGTATTCATCATTTCTTCGCATTCATAGTTTGGATTAATTTTATCGTACAAGGTTTGTTCTTTTTATTTGCCTCATTGAAGTTTGAATGTCTAAATATCGGACACAACAATTGTATGTTATCTTTTTTATTGATCACATATATAGCACATTTACGCACGAGTAAAGCATGTCACGGTGTATGTTAATGCATCTTCCGCCATATACAGTGTTGTACGTGTAATGCAACCGTATCGAATCATCAAACACAAAAATGTTTGAGATAATAAGTCAGTGAACACATTAAGGGAATAGAATTTATGAAAGTGTgttgattaatttgtattttacgGAAAAAAACATATGATACAAGTTTTTAGTAATTTCTTTTCATTTAATGTCATTTTCATGGTCTGACATCggtattaattaaataaaaggcCGGATACAATTCTCTTATTTCTCATTGTGAAATAACTTTCCGTACTAGCACAgtggaccgtttcaataagctgACATCGTTAATATTCGCATCATTACGAGGTAATGCTGGCATGTGAATATTATCGTAGttcgataaaaaaaaattgttcggaatttaaacatgtgttttttgcgtttgtgacttttttCTTTTTAACGAAAGAAGCTACTAATGGATGGTGGGGAGCTGTGGTGTTCCGATGAGTTGTATCATTCTAGTTTGTAATCAATTGTATACCACTCGTGTAGGGTTGATGAATACAACGTCTCACAATCAACTTGTGCGATTAAACATACTGGAACACAAcagttaatatatattttcttgttttaaatccaCCAGGACATTTGTTTGCATAAAGCTATTTAACGCAGTTCCAGATGAATTAAAACACGATTTGAAATGACAACGTATTTCATCACGCATCAGTTTACCTATAAATGTCAGACTGAACATGTTCCCAGGAAAAGAACATGTGTAAGTATTTTAAGCTAGTAACACATTGCAATATAACGTCCGACCAAATTATGACAGTAAACTAGGTCTTGTTTCTAATTAAGTTTTGCAAAAGTGATTGCCGCAGGAGTTGGCAAATGATAAATTGATTTGATGTACACTGTTTATCTAGTTTTACTTTGGACATtcattgttttaatgaataatacCATTGGTTTGGCGAAATAGCTAGCACTGTCGGCGCGGCATCAACCAGCATATTCGGTTCAGTAACCACTTCCGCGCCACCCGCGTGTGTGGGCGACTGGACGTCGTGGATGGACATTGATGCTAGATGTACGAACGCCGACAATGTCCCCGTCCCGTGCAACGATTACAAGATAAGATACTTCTGCGACTGCAAAGGTAAAGCAATACTAGAATATTTGACCTTAAGATAAAGAGAAGACTAAGCGATTCGTAATTCTAGTAATTGTATCATTAAATCGGGTATATTTTAGAAAACGATTTCAAAATTGAGCTTTAAAACAAACTACGAACATAAAATTCGCATCATGCAAATGATACATATTTGTGTATAGGACAAAGTTTGGTGCTATAGTCGGATTTGACCCATTTCAGGTCATCTTTATTGTAGTAAAACTTTCTTGAAATTATTGCAACAACTCTAATGCGGATCATTTCTAATTTTCTATTTGGTCTTTTTTCTTAATGGTCAATGCATCCTATTATTTACTATTTTTCTTAACATTACTGTATATATCATTACCAACTCTACAAGGCGGCCGTTATGGGTCTAACACTCAATCACTCACTCCATCGGACGGACCTACCGGGAATCTATACCTCGGTAAGACCTCGCTAATcagaaaaaacaaacactaagacCCGGCTTAGATTTGCACATTTGAATCCATgatgattttattaaatttatttaaatactcaAAGAATGGCTTACATCTTGCTTGTTCTCAATACCGATTGTGTCGCCAAAGATATGTAGTATAACACTAACTTTTCTTAGTTGAATACGACATTAATTTACGATTTTCAACTGTTTCGTGCGGGCATACAAATTTAAATAAGTTGGTTTCATTATCCAAGCTGGTAAGCAACTATGTAGATTGTAAACACCTTAGCACTGTTTTCATTTACCGTGAAATAGTTTATAAGTGTCAACCTTTGTACATGTATTGATATTTCAACTAATCGGTTAATACATATTCCAAAGGTATGGCAATTATCTGACGCACACAATTCTTTCTTCCACAGTTGCCTGCACCAGCAAGTGGACAAGCTGGCTCAATAGAGACAAACCGGAAACTGGCGACGGTGACAGGGAAGTCATGACTCAGGGAGAACTAGCAGCCTTCTGTCCGGTCGGCAAGATCACCGCTGTGGAATGTCAGACAGTGGACGGCATCGCCTCCTACAGTACTGGAGAAGTAGCGCAGTGCACCATGGAGGGCGGCTCCGTGTGTCTGAACGGTGACAATGACCCGATCCCGTGCAGTGACTACCAGATCAGATACTACTGCAAGTGTGAAAGTAATTGCCGTTAAGAGAAACTGTGGTTTCAAATGCACTCAGCTCCTCAGTATGATACAAttaaacccatgtatgcctagtggactctcccatccttctaaattggatcaatttatttccaaaattagggatgtctggtatacttatttctatatagagaatatttcttacagaaattcctttcagcaaacagcacagaccctgatgagacgccgctttttgcggcgtctcgtctgggtctacgctgtttgccaaggccttttttctagacgcaaagcataaatgggttaaaacattcACAGGCGTTCAATAATGTTTGACGAGCTTATTAAGCGTGGTTATAAGTCCCCTGACGTATTACAAATTACCACAATCGCTGTTAAAGCAGATCGACATGGGATATTTACACTGTAGACCAGACTCGAAATCATTTCTGTTCTCTGTATCTGTCTTTGTATCATTGAGGATGTGAATTGACCATTTTTGgatgttaattttaatttttgattGAATCACACGAGTTTCaaattaactcttaaatgaattgtaatttatgtttaattattgtaGCAGTtataatttggtattttttaTCTTTCTCAAGTGGTGACATATTATACTTTCTCGTTCTCAATATCTGTGCTACAGAATTGCCCACCCTGCCAGGCGGCCATATTGGGTCCAACACGCCCACATTAATTCCTCCTGGCGGACCTACAAAAACACCATACCTTGGTAAGACATGTCTTTGGCCTAAaactaagaaaaatatttaattgcttGTCCGAATGAAATGCCTATAGTCTTTTTAAGCGGAAAAGATGAAAATCcttgaaaaaaatacacaaattgcATATAAAATGTCAACATTTCATTGGATAGAAACCAAAAATAGCCGTGAATAGTAATTTTTCTTGGGGAAATATAACGGaactaaacaattattaaattgaatGTATTTTCATTATAGACAACGGCTCTACAACCAACCACATATTTTCCACAACACCAACAGAGGCTCCAGTGCCGTGCACTAGCCAGTGGTCAAGTTGGATCAACACGGACACCCCGGACAGCGGCGATGGCGATAGAGAGGTGCGTCAATATTACCGCTCAAACGCGTTCGCAACATCAATAcatgtttcttttatttgtttaaatgattgcgCACGCTGATTCTTGTTGACAGTTTGAGTCAAAATGTACCGTTTTCAAATCCTTGCTGGTCAATCAGCGTATGGCTCAATGAGGCTGGCAACATTTGCTATATGCCATATGCACGAaataataaactgatgttttatCGCACAGATCTAACAATGTCTTAGTTTTGAAACGCTACACATCGGTAATGCTTAAGTGTGATAGTAGTATGGGACACACAGTCATggctatgtatgtatttatgaaaTACACAAATTTACAACTTTCTTGTGCTAAACTACTGTACCGAGAGCTTATCTCAGTCTCGGTTTAGAAACATGATTATATTGCCAACATGGatatataaacattattgtttGTTCCCAAAACAAATAGTGTAGTGCGTTTACTTTATTTTCCGCTTGCAGTCGTGGACAGCTGCTCAGCGTATGGCCTTCTGTCCTGCTGGCAAGATCACCGCTGTGGAATGTCAGACAGTGGACGGCATCGCCTCCTACAGTACTGGAGAAGTCGCGCAGTGCACCATGGAGGGCGGCTCCGTGTGTCTAAACGGTGACAATGACCCGATCCCGTGCAGTGACTACCAGATCAGATACTATTGCACTTGCGAAGGTTATTACTTATTATCAGTTCTCTGTTAATATTAAATTGCTCAATCATGTAATAATTGACAAACACACACTAAAAATCTACCAGACACACAGCatccatatatacatatatgtaagaAATTATCAATACAAGCGTATGTATTTGTCGTTTGGCGAATGGTAATATTGTTTGTGCCCTTCacgaaaacacacacattttaatattatactcTAAATCGTGCACGTTTTCTTCTTAACGTCGTCTTAAACACAAAAGTTGTTTACTATTTTCAGCCCATCCCACCAATCCTCCGGTTACTATTTCACATGGAACGCCAACCCCAACGCCTGGAGTCACCACAAGAACTCCAACAGTGACCGGTATAGAAATGTGAAGCTGCTTTCATTTACCTACAGAATAGTGAATGTGCAACGATAAACGATGGGCGACGCTTCTCGGATTTTTTTACAATTAGTAAAACGTTCATTGTATCCTGTTGGGTGTATTATTTACCTAAATTACCATTTTTCTGCGTTTGATGGTGCAGAGCATAAGTACTGTGCTTGCTTTAGCAAAATTGGTATTTCTCACTAAGAATACGATTTAGGAATAAGACATGACATGTTTGGAAATCTTTGCGTAAATAAAACTGAATAATGCTGTTCCCTTCAATAGTTTTTACTCTTTCGTGTCACAATCATATATGAAATACATCTATGCAGTTTGTGTAATTATCAAAAGACACGATAGACACGACGTGCATCGCAAATGCGGTTTCGTAATTTAAGCATACACGCACAGTAATAAGAATTGTATACCCATTTACAAATAATTAGATTGTCAAATTGCATTGTGGTTTCAAGTAGCTACTCCATACCGCACGAATGTTACTGCAACAGCCACTGGCGTCCCGCTAGCATGTGTCGGCGCTTGGTCGTCATGGATCAACACGGACACCCCAGATGGCGACGGTGACGTTGAGGTAACATAAACGTAATTTATAACCTGGAATAAAACTCATGAAATCGAACTTTGATTATATAATATGAAGTATGACTAGATCTGTTCAGGAAATATCCTGAACGTTCTTTTcggtttatatattttatacatgtgtCTATTTATATCGGTTAGTCTTGTgttgaaatttaattttcaagcaaatgctttcaataaTTCGAGTATGAACTTTTGTACTTACAATTGTATGTCTTAAGAAGGCGGTTTATTTGACATTTCAGTCGTGGAGCGCCGTCCAGAAGTCCGTGTTCTGCCCAATGGGCAAGGTGACCTCTATCGAGTGTGCGACTGTGGACGGTATCGCATCCTACAGTACCGGTGAAATACAGCAGTGCACGCTGGAGACCGGATCTAGATGCATGAACGACGACAACTTCCCCGTTCAGTGCAGTGATTACAAAATCAGATACTTCTGCGACTGCAAAGGTGTGCACGTGTATTTACTTCTGGTTTACTCCGAAAATTAAGTTTGAGCCGCTctatgggtttaatgcatttgcgcagTACGCAACGACTTATCCTGGACGActctttacgcttttatggaatcAATAATCAAGTTAATGCCAATGTATCGCCCAAATTATCctttgcacaggataatctgagaCGATATAATGTAGTACGACATATTAAGGGAATTTGCAAATATAAGCACTAAATGACATAAATTGTATATACCTACTTGTGCTTTAATACACTACCT encodes:
- the LOC127854744 gene encoding mucin-5AC-like, which codes for MDASTVGAASTSIFGSVTTSAPPACVGDWTSWMDIDARCTNADNVPVPCNDYKIRYFCDCKVACTSKWTSWLNRDKPETGDGDREVMTQGELAAFCPVGKITAVECQTVDGIASYSTGEVAQCTMEGGSVCLNGDNDPIPCSDYQIRYYCKCEKLPTLPGGHIGSNTPTLIPPGGPTKTPYLDNGSTTNHIFSTTPTEAPVPCTSQWSSWINTDTPDSGDGDRESWTAAQRMAFCPAGKITAVECQTVDGIASYSTGEVAQCTMEGGSVCLNGDNDPIPCSDYQIRYYCTCEAHPTNPPVTISHGTPTPTPGVTTRTPTVTVATPYRTNVTATATGVPLACVGAWSSWINTDTPDGDGDVESWSAVQKSVFCPMGKVTSIECATVDGIASYSTGEIQQCTLETGSRCMNDDNFPVQCSDYKIRYFCDCKVQPTLPATVGSNTPTLTPHGSTQNPYKQLTTSQTSLPCTSQWSSWINKDKPDTGDGDRESWTAAQRSAFCPAGKITAVECQTVDGIASYSTGEVTQCTMEGGSVCLNGDNDPIPCSDYQIRYYCKCEARNDSSGAGNPLSVQNTQLSSSADVTHAGGWASKSRDFKSYIQVDLLATYDVTDVAILERADGREWTVAYTFLFSTDGVHFSPLLNTRDGGEAKLFDGNADPNTSVTSNFTAMTARWIRIYPNASMGSIALGFDVLGCHGNTVISTAQAKSLHRTELMCFFERRISI